The sequence ATTCGACATCTTCAGACAATTGAATATGCCTTCCGACTTGCTTCAGGCGCGACTTCGGCCTGAATCTGAAAAGACCGATATCACACCAGAAAAACATCTCCGAGTTGAAAGGGTTCTCCGACAGCGCCTGCAGCAGAAAATGGTGTTTCTCGTGCCAGACCAGGGCAAGTTCGGGATGAGGTATCCGGTAAGGTCTCCGCCGGGCTTTCAGATGATTCATATACTTGTGTACAGAAAATTCTTCCAGTGAGGTGACATGCCAAACCGCCGGCTTGTCGCCTCTCGCCTCTTTGAGCATGCCCAGGGACTGCTCGTCGCAGAAGACCACCAGCGGCCACCGGACATGCGGCAAAAAATTCCTGATCCAGCCTGGATAGGGGTTGCCCAAATGCTGGTACCGGGTTTTCCCTCCCAGATCAAAATAAGCCGTCACCAGCGTTATCGGGTACTGCCGAGGGGGGCATCTCATCACATGCGGCGCCCATCAATGCGCGTCAGGATTGTAAAAAGCCGCCGTAGTATGCTTCTTCTTCGCCCAGAAGGTCATATCCGGATGCTCGGCGTGCAGTTCCTCGACGCGCTTGCGGGCCTCGCCCCAGGTCATCTCGTCGTCGTACTCGCCGGCCTCGAACTTGTACTTGTATCTCCAGCCGATGACAAAACCCGGCTCGTCGTCCTTGTGGTGAAAAGTGTCTTCCATCATTGCCTCTCTCCGTGTCAGCGCGCCGCCAGCGCGCCCGGCTCAAACGCCATCAGCACCCGTTTCAGCAGTTGCTGCGCCAGCGCGTACGGCACCGCGGCGCCGTTGTCGTTCGGGTGCACCGTCACCAGCGTCTGCCCGCCCTTCGCCAGCAGGTGCAGTTGCAGCAGTCGCCCGCGCGCGGCGGCGCCGTCTATGCCGGCGCCGCCGGCGTCGTTGTAGCGCACCAGGTAAATGCCGCGGCTGCGGTCGTCGGCGCGCATCTCAATGCCGGAACGCCCGAGCGCCGCGCCGATGTGCCGCCACGCCTTGCTGTAACGCTGGCCGACCCGCAGCACCGCAACCCCGGCCATGTTGCGGATGTCCAGCGCAATCCGCGCGTCGTCAAGCGACGCCATGCGCGGGCTGGCCGCCTCGCGCCCGGCCGCAAGGTAATCGCGGAAACGCAGCAGCATGCGCCGCTCAAATTCCATGTCCGGCGGCAGGATGCGCCATTCGCCGCCGCTCAGGGCGGCCTCGCGCGATGAAATAAACACATTGGTAACCGCGTCCGGCTCGCGCTCAAGACGCACGCGAACGCGCACGCGCGAACGCGCCAGCCCGCGCGCGCCGGCAACCTCAACGCGGCGCTCGCGCCATTCGGTCTCGGCGTAGCCGTGCGCCGGATTGCTCGCGGCCACCTTGAAGCCGCTGCGCCGTAAAAACGCCGGCACCTGCGGCCACAGCGTCGCCGGGCTGACATCCACCGCAAGCCACGCGACGCCGCCGTCGCGCCGCAGTTGCAGGTCAAGCCGCTCCGGCAGCACGCGGCTGTTCAGCGCCGCGTCGGCGGCGGCGCTGACGCGGCCCCTGCCGCCCGGCACCTGAAGGCTGTTGCCGGTGTCCGGCGCGTCGAGTTCGGGCGGCACTTCCAGCGGGTCGTTGTCGCCGCTCATGAAGACTTCGGAGCCGAAAGTCGGCAGTTCCAGTTGGTCAAGCAGCGATGTGCCGTCGTTCGTGGTTGAACAACCCGCAAGCCACAGGCAAACAACGGCGGCAACCGGCCACCGCGCGGCGCTCATTGCACCCCGCCGCAGAAATCCGCCGACGGCAACACCCAACCTCCGCACAGCACTCATTGCACCACCCCGGCGCGGCGCATGGCCGCGTGCACTTCGTCGTGAAAGTCCGCCGCCAGCGGCGTCAGCGGCAGCCGGATGCCCGGCGGTATCCGGTTCATCCGGTGCAGCGCCCACTTGACCGGAATCGGGTTGGACTCAAGAAACAGCGCCTGGTGCAGGCCGTGCAGCCGCCCGTCCATCTCCTCGGCGCGCGCGCGGTCGCCGGCCAGCGCCGCCTTGCACATCTCGTGCATCTGCGCCGGCGCGACATTGGCGGTGACTGAAATCACGCCGCGCGCGCCGCGCAGGATGGTCTCGGCGGCGGCGTGATCCTCGCCGCTGTACACCGCAAAATCCTTTCCGCAAAGTTGCATGATGTCGTTGCTGCGTTCAATTGAACCGGTGGCCTCCTTGATGCCGACAATGCCGGGCACCCGGCTGAGGCGCTGGACGGTGGCCGGCAGCATGTCGCAGGCCGTCCGCCCCGGCACATTATAAAGAATTTGCGGAATCTCCGCCGATTCGGCAATCAACTTGTGGTGCCGGTACAGCCCCTCCTGCGTCGGCTTGTTGTAATACGGCGTCACCAGCAGGCAGGCGTCGGCGCCGCTTTCCTGCGCGCCGCGCGTCAGTTCCAGCGCCTCGCGCGTTGAATTGGCGCCGGTGCCGGCGATGACCGGAATGCGCCCGCGCACCTGGCCGACCGCAAAGCGGATGACCTCGCGGTGCTCGTCGAAATCCAGCGTCGCCGACTCGCCGGTGGTGCCCGCCGCGACCAGCGCGTCGGTGCCCTCGCCAATGTGAAACTCAATCAAGTCGGCGAACGCGCGGTAGTCAATCGCGCCGTCCTCCCGCATCGGCGTAACCACCGCCACCATGCTGCCCTGAAACATCATCCGCAACCGCACCGCGCGGCGTCACGCCGCCGCCGCCGCGCCGCCGCGCGGCCACGCCTTCAACACCGCGTTGACCAGCGTCGCCAGCGGAATCGCAAAGAACACGCCCCAGATGCCCCACAAGCCGCCGAAAATCAGCACCGCCGAGATGATCGCAATCGGGTGCAGGTTGACAATCTCGGAAAACAGCAGCGGCACCAGGATATTGCCGTCGAGAAACTGAATCACCGCGTAGGCGATCATCACATACAGAAACTCCGACGACAGCCCCCACTGCGCGTAGCCCACCAGCGCCACCGGTATCGTCACCACGGCGGCGCCGAGAAACGGAATCACCACCGAGACGCCGACCAGAAAGGACAGCAGCGGCGCGTAGTTCAGCCCCAGCACCTGAAACACAATCCACGACACGAACCACACCGCCACAATCTCAATCAACTTGCCGCGCACATAGCCGGAAATCTTCTGATTGACCTCGGCCCAGATGCGCGTCGTCAATGCGCGGTTTTCCTTGCGCGGCAGAAAACTCGCGCACCAGCGCAGCAGCACTTCCTTGTCTTTCAGGAAGAAGAAAATCAGCAGCGGCACCAGCACCAGGTAAATCAGCGCGGTGATGAAGCCGCCGATGGACGACAGCAGCGCCGCCAGCATGTCCTGCGCGATCTGCGCTATCTCGCTGCGCAAACTCATGATAACGCCGTCCACCTGCTGCTCGCTGAAATACTGCGGATACTTGTCGGGCAGTTGCGCGAGCAGCGCCTGGCCGCGCCCGAGGATGGACGGCAGTTCGCCGAGAAAGTCGGTGATCTGCGCTGCCATCAGCGGCGCCAGCACCAGCAGCGCCACCAGCACCGCCAGCAGAAAGCCCGGATAGACCAGCGCAAACGCCAGCGTCCGCGACAGCCGCCAGCGCCGCAGCAAGTCCATCATGCCGTCCAGCAGGTAGGCGAACACCAGGCTGATCATCAGCGGCGCCAGAATGCGGCTGGCAAAGCCGATGACGACCGCGCCCAGCGCCAGCAGCACCAGCAGCACCGCGACCTGCGGGTTGGAAAAGGAGCGTTCAAACCATTGTCGAAAGGGGTTGGCCATGACATGCTTGCGCCGGGCGGCGCGTCCGGACGCCACTTTACCAGAAATGCGCGCCGCCGTGAATACTTTGCTATACTGCCTGCGGGCCGAAGAATGCGCGTTTCACGCTTTCCGCTACATACTCTGAAGGAAGAACCCGCCGGCGCGGAGATTGCCAGCCACCGGCTGATGCTGCGCGCCGGCCTGATTCAGAAACTCTCGTCGGGGCTTTACCTGTGGCTTCCGGCGGGGCTGCGCGTGCTGCGCAAGGTCGCCGCCGTGGTGCGCGAGGAGATGGACGCCGCCGGCGCCTGCGAGTTGCTGATGCCGGCGGTGCAGCCCGCCGAACTGTGGCGCCAGTCGGGGCGCTGGGACGAATACGGCGCCGAACTGCTGCGGCTGCAAGACCGCCACGGGCGCGACTTCGTGTTCGGCCCGACGCACGAGGAAGTCATCAGCCATTTCGCCGCCGGCGCGTTGTCGAGTTACCGCCAACTGCCGGTCAACTACTACCAGATACAGACCAAGTTCCGCGACGAGATACGCCCGCGTTTCGGCGTCATGCGCGCGCGCGAATTCCTGATGAAAGACGCCTACTCTTTCCACGCCGACGAAGCCTCGCTCGACGAGACCTACCAAACGATGTTCGCCGCCTACCGCCGGATTTTCGGGCGCCTGCAACTGAAATACCGCGCGGTGCTGGCCGACACCGGCGCCATCGGCGGCAGCGCCTCGCACGAATTCCACATCCTCGCCGACTCGGGCGAAGACCGCATCGCGTTCTCCGACGAGGGCGACTACGCCGCCAGCGTTGAATTCGCGCCGACCGCGCCCGCCGCCGCCCGCGCCGCACCCGGCGCCGCGATGGAGAAGATTAACACGCCGGGCGCCGCCACCATCGAATCCCTCGCCGCGCTGCTCAACCTGCCGCCGGCGCGCTGCCTGAAGGCGCTGTTTGTCAACGGCGCCGACGGCGGCCTCGTCGCCGTGTTTTTGCGCGGCGACCACGAACTCAACGCCGTCAAGACCGCGAAACACCCGGCTGTCGCAAGCCCGCTGCAATTCGCCGACGCGCGGGCCGTCACCGACGTCGTCGGCTGCCCGCCCGGTTCGCTCGGCCCGCTCGGCCTCAACATGCCGGTGCTCGCCGACCACGCCGCCGCCGCGATGAGCGACTTCCCGACCGGCGCCAACGAGGAAGGCCGCCACTTCATCCACGCCAACTGGGGCCGCGATTTTCCGGAACCGGAAACCGGCGACTTCCGCAACATCAGGGAAGGCGACCCCGCCCCCGACGGCCATGGCCGCATCCGCATCCGCCGCGGCATCGAGGCCGGCCACATCTTCAAACTCGGCGCCAAATACAGCGAGGCGATGAATGTGACGGTGCTCGGCGAAGACGGGCGGCCCATCACCGTGATGATGGGCTGCTACGGCATCGGCATCTCGCGCATCGTCGCCGCCGCCATCGAGCAGAACCACGACGACAACGGCATCATCTGGCCGGCGCCGATGGCGCCCTTCCATCTGTCGCTGACGCCGGTCGGCTACCACCTGAAACCGCGGGTGAAAACCGAAACCGACCGCCTCTACCATCAGTTGCTCGACGCCGGCGTTGAAACGCTGCTTGATGACCGCGACGCGCGCCCCGGCATCCTGTTCGCCGACAGCGACCTGACGGGCCTGCCGCTGCGCCTCGTCGTCAGCGAGAAAAACCTTGACCAGGGCCGGGTTGAACTGAAAGACCGGCGCAGCGGCGAAACCCGGATGATGGCGCTTGAAGGCTGCGCCGCCGCCGTTGCCGCACTGTGCGCCGACTTGCTACAATCGCCGTCATGAACGCCCTCAACGCAATCCGCGTCGCCGCCCGCCTGCCGCTGCCGCCGCTGGCGCTGGCGCTGGCGGCGTCGCTGCTGGCCGCCGCGTGCGCGTCGCGGCTGACGACCGACGGCGAAATGGTGCGGGTCGCAGGCCCCGAAGACATCAAGCAGTGCCGGCACATCGGCAACACCCGAATCTCGCTCGACGCCGCGCGCGAGAAACTCTTCAGCAACCGCATCATCGCCGAGTCGCTTGAAAACGAGGCGCGCAACTTCGCGCGGCGCATCGGCGGCGACACCGTGCTGCCGGTTTCCGAAGCCGCCGAAGCCGCCCAGGTGTTCGGCGTCTATGACTGCCGCGCACCGGCGCAGCGCAAACGCCGATGAACGCGCCGCGCTCCATCCTGATCACCGGCTGCTCCTCCGGCATCGGCCTGTGCGCCGCGCACGCGCTGAAACGCCGCGGCCACCGCGTGTTCGCGACCGCGCGCGCCGACGCCGATGTCGAGAAACTGCGCGACAACGGCCTGGACGCCGCGCAACTCGATGTCAACGACACCGCCGGCATCAACCGCTGCATTGAGCAACTGCTGGAAAAAACCGGCGGCTCGCTCGATGCGCTGTTCAACAACGCCGGCTACGGGCAATACGGCGCGCTGGAAGACCTGCCGCGCGACAGTTTGCGCCGGCAATTTGAGACCAATCTGTTCGGCCTGCACGAA comes from Gammaproteobacteria bacterium and encodes:
- the bamC gene encoding outer membrane protein assembly factor BamC, yielding MSAARWPVAAVVCLWLAGCSTTNDGTSLLDQLELPTFGSEVFMSGDNDPLEVPPELDAPDTGNSLQVPGGRGRVSAAADAALNSRVLPERLDLQLRRDGGVAWLAVDVSPATLWPQVPAFLRRSGFKVAASNPAHGYAETEWRERRVEVAGARGLARSRVRVRVRLEREPDAVTNVFISSREAALSGGEWRILPPDMEFERRMLLRFRDYLAAGREAASPRMASLDDARIALDIRNMAGVAVLRVGQRYSKAWRHIGAALGRSGIEMRADDRSRGIYLVRYNDAGGAGIDGAAARGRLLQLHLLAKGGQTLVTVHPNDNGAAVPYALAQQLLKRVLMAFEPGALAAR
- the dapA gene encoding 4-hydroxy-tetrahydrodipicolinate synthase — protein: MFQGSMVAVVTPMREDGAIDYRAFADLIEFHIGEGTDALVAAGTTGESATLDFDEHREVIRFAVGQVRGRIPVIAGTGANSTREALELTRGAQESGADACLLVTPYYNKPTQEGLYRHHKLIAESAEIPQILYNVPGRTACDMLPATVQRLSRVPGIVGIKEATGSIERSNDIMQLCGKDFAVYSGEDHAAAETILRGARGVISVTANVAPAQMHEMCKAALAGDRARAEEMDGRLHGLHQALFLESNPIPVKWALHRMNRIPPGIRLPLTPLAADFHDEVHAAMRRAGVVQ
- a CDS encoding AI-2E family transporter produces the protein MANPFRQWFERSFSNPQVAVLLVLLALGAVVIGFASRILAPLMISLVFAYLLDGMMDLLRRWRLSRTLAFALVYPGFLLAVLVALLVLAPLMAAQITDFLGELPSILGRGQALLAQLPDKYPQYFSEQQVDGVIMSLRSEIAQIAQDMLAALLSSIGGFITALIYLVLVPLLIFFFLKDKEVLLRWCASFLPRKENRALTTRIWAEVNQKISGYVRGKLIEIVAVWFVSWIVFQVLGLNYAPLLSFLVGVSVVIPFLGAAVVTIPVALVGYAQWGLSSEFLYVMIAYAVIQFLDGNILVPLLFSEIVNLHPIAIISAVLIFGGLWGIWGVFFAIPLATLVNAVLKAWPRGGAAAAA
- a CDS encoding proline--tRNA ligase — protein: MRVSRFPLHTLKEEPAGAEIASHRLMLRAGLIQKLSSGLYLWLPAGLRVLRKVAAVVREEMDAAGACELLMPAVQPAELWRQSGRWDEYGAELLRLQDRHGRDFVFGPTHEEVISHFAAGALSSYRQLPVNYYQIQTKFRDEIRPRFGVMRAREFLMKDAYSFHADEASLDETYQTMFAAYRRIFGRLQLKYRAVLADTGAIGGSASHEFHILADSGEDRIAFSDEGDYAASVEFAPTAPAAARAAPGAAMEKINTPGAATIESLAALLNLPPARCLKALFVNGADGGLVAVFLRGDHELNAVKTAKHPAVASPLQFADARAVTDVVGCPPGSLGPLGLNMPVLADHAAAAMSDFPTGANEEGRHFIHANWGRDFPEPETGDFRNIREGDPAPDGHGRIRIRRGIEAGHIFKLGAKYSEAMNVTVLGEDGRPITVMMGCYGIGISRIVAAAIEQNHDDNGIIWPAPMAPFHLSLTPVGYHLKPRVKTETDRLYHQLLDAGVETLLDDRDARPGILFADSDLTGLPLRLVVSEKNLDQGRVELKDRRSGETRMMALEGCAAAVAALCADLLQSPS
- a CDS encoding DUF4156 domain-containing protein, whose amino-acid sequence is MNALNAIRVAARLPLPPLALALAASLLAAACASRLTTDGEMVRVAGPEDIKQCRHIGNTRISLDAAREKLFSNRIIAESLENEARNFARRIGGDTVLPVSEAAEAAQVFGVYDCRAPAQRKRR